The genomic segment GACGGCAACGTTCTTGTCAAGTTGTTTGAGATCGTGTGTGGCCTCTACCAGGTTGATCTGGTTGAGTGTGAAGGCATACAAGTGCCCCAGCCGGTCCGCCACTTCGCCACCCCGTTCGAAATCCAGCGTTGTGTACAGGTGCATCAGGAACCGCTTGGCCCTTTCGAGCTCCTGGTAGCCGGATTCGGTATCCTGCGTCTGGTAGCAGGTGCGGGCGCGTTCAAACGACCTCAGCGCACCGTCGTAGACCTGGATGATCAGGTCGAGTTGCGATTTTCCGAGCGTATCGATTGTCTTGTAGGTGTCGAGCTTGGTGTCCATCGCCGTTCCGTTCTTCCTATGTTACATCAACTATTGTTGCTCGAAGTCGAATTGTTATTGAACGACCAGTTGGCGCTGAGCGCATTGAGCTGTCCGGTCAGATACTGACCTTCGGTGCTGAATTGCGCCAGCGCTTCTTCCATCGCAATAAACTGCGCCAGCAGCCTCTCACGACGTGAGGCCAGCCGCTTGTCGAAATCCTCGACCCGCTCTTTCAGGTCGGCGATCTGATTTTCGTATCCGCGTATACGACGGTCGATCAATCCATCTCCGGATCTGGTAAGGCTGCTGGTGAGGTCGTACATTTTGGAGGCCACGCCTTTGGCCAGCGTGATCGAACCATCCTCCCCTGACAGCATCTGTTGCGACGTCAACGTGACTTTCAGCTTCAACCCCTCGGTGCTCGTATTGCCGGTCTTGCCCGTCAAGAGTTGGCCGATCCCCTCGGCTTCTTCGCCGTTGATGGTCCCCGCCACGTCAGTACCGGTCTGGCTGATGCCGGTGTCTAAGCCGAGGGCGCTGGTGGCACTGTTGGAAATCGCCACCGTGTTAACACGAGACGATGCGCCGTAGCTCGAACTGCGAAAATCAAGGTAACCCGTGCCAACACCGGCATCGACCCAGGTCACGACAACACCACGGCTGCCGATTGTACTGTCGGCACTTATGCGATCCTGGAGTTCCTGCACCAGCTCGCTGGTGGTGGCGTACGTTTTTTCCGCCAGCACGATTTCAGCGGAGGTTAGACCGTCGACGGTTAGCTTGAGGCGATTGTTGCTGCTGGTCAGGGTGAGCGGCGTCGAAGCCGGACTCGCCATACTGCCGCCGCGGAAGCCGCCACGGGTGGCCACCCTGGTGATGTCAACCACGTAATCCTCACCGACTTTGGTCTTGTCTGTCGAGGAGACAAATTCGATGCCGGTGTTGGTCGAGGAACCGGAACTCGTGAACAACTTTATGACATCATCGAGGTTGCTCGTAAGCGCGGAATCGAATTTGGACTGGTCGCGTATGCTCAGTTTGCCGTCGGTCCCGGAGCGAATACCCATAGCGGCCAGCTGATTGTAGTTGCCGGTGAGCCCAGCGACACGCGACCCGATGACGGCGCGCAGGGAGATTTGCATCGACTGCAGCGAATAATCGCCGAACAACACGCCCGATTCCTTGGAGTCGCTGTTGTACTTGTTCTGCTCGTTGATGTAATCAATGATATCGTTATACCGCTTGATGAATTGATTAACTTTGTCTTTCAGGCCAGAGGTGTCTACATCCGCCTGAATAGTGACGGCGGTACCCGGGTCGGAGACCTTACGCACATTCAGTGTCACGCCACCGATGACATCCTTGAATTCGTTGGTTTTCGACGAGACCGTGATGGGAGAACCGTCCCCGCCGGTGGAGCCGAGGGCGATGCGGGCATCGGCAGCCTGCTGCAAGAGCGGCGAGAATGTACCCACCTGAAATTTGTCTCCGCCGTACAGGACGCCCGAACCGAGTGATATTTTTAACCCGTCGGCGCCGGTCCCAACCAGCGCTACCTCGGTGTCGGCTTGAGTGACCAGAATGGAGCCGCTGTTGATGCCATCGCTCCAGTTGAGCGTGATATTGTTGGTTCCCACGGTCTGAGCACCGGTACCGGCAACTGTGAACGTGTAGATCTTGTTGCTGCTGCCCGTGTACGAGGCAGTGCCGCCCAGCGTGATCTGCGCCGTGGACGACGAATTGCGGATCAGCGATTCCGGACTGTCGAAGGTCGACGTGCTGAAATTCAGCCCTGTACCGCCCGTAAGACTCGCCGAGAACGTAATCGCGTTCGTTTGACCTGTTTTGTCACCGGAGAGCACCAACCGGTAGGGGTCGGAGGAGGAACCATCGTTCACGATAGACGCCGTAACGCCAACCTTGGCGTCGTTGATGGCCTTGCGAATCCCTTCGAGGGAGTTATTGGTACTGTCAACCGTTATGGTCCTGGCCGAACCGGTGCCGATCTGGATCGTGATAGTGCCGGTACCGAGCAAAGCCAGCGACTGGTCTGAAATACCCTGGCTGGCAATCTGGTGGTTACGGGCCACCGAAAGTACTTGAACATCGTACGATCCGGTGCTCACCCGACCAGTACTGGTAGCGGTCAAGACCGTGTCATCGGATACGTTCAGAGAGTAGGCTTCAAAGGAAGAGCGCTTGGTCAACTGGTTGGCCTCGGTGACCAGCGCCAGCAGCTTCGCCTGAAACGCCTTCCAGGCCGAGACGATATTCGTCTTCTCGGTCTGCTCCGCTTCCATAAGGGCGGCCGGGCGACGTTCCACCTGAATAATGGAGTCGATGATTTCGGTAGTGTTCAGGCCGGAGCTGAGTCCGTCAATTGAAGTAAGCGCAGCCATGAAACTCCTGTCAGAACCATGACATCACTGTTGGTGTGCGGTTCGTGGTCCTATTCGGTTCGGAGGAGACTTTCGTCTCCTCCGAAACTCATGTTCCTATTACTGGAAGAGCGACAGAACCACCTGCGGCATCTGGTTGGCCTGCGCCAGCATGGCGGTGCCGGCCTGCACCAGAATCTGATTCTTGGTGAATTCTGACATCTCTTCAGCCATATCAGTGTCACGAATCTGCGACTCGGAAGCCGTCAGGTTCTGAGCGGCAATCCGCAGGTTACGCAGGTTGGATTCCAGAGTGTTTTTCTGGAAGCTTCCCAGCGTGCCACGGGCCGTCGACACCTCGTTGATCGACGCATCGATGAGAACCTGGGCATCCTGAGCGCCCAACACGGTGGTCACATCGATCTGCGCCAGCGATGCGAACGAATTGCCCGGCTGACCCTTGCCCAGGGACGA from the Candidatus Zixiibacteriota bacterium genome contains:
- the fliS gene encoding flagellar export chaperone FliS, translating into MDTKLDTYKTIDTLGKSQLDLIIQVYDGALRSFERARTCYQTQDTESGYQELERAKRFLMHLYTTLDFERGGEVADRLGHLYAFTLNQINLVEATHDLKQLDKNVAVMRNLRDGWAGLKRQLPETEEGQSVSESMASAGQFEASA
- the fliD gene encoding flagellar filament capping protein FliD is translated as MAALTSIDGLSSGLNTTEIIDSIIQVERRPAALMEAEQTEKTNIVSAWKAFQAKLLALVTEANQLTKRSSFEAYSLNVSDDTVLTATSTGRVSTGSYDVQVLSVARNHQIASQGISDQSLALLGTGTITIQIGTGSARTITVDSTNNSLEGIRKAINDAKVGVTASIVNDGSSSDPYRLVLSGDKTGQTNAITFSASLTGGTGLNFSTSTFDSPESLIRNSSSTAQITLGGTASYTGSSNKIYTFTVAGTGAQTVGTNNITLNWSDGINSGSILVTQADTEVALVGTGADGLKISLGSGVLYGGDKFQVGTFSPLLQQAADARIALGSTGGDGSPITVSSKTNEFKDVIGGVTLNVRKVSDPGTAVTIQADVDTSGLKDKVNQFIKRYNDIIDYINEQNKYNSDSKESGVLFGDYSLQSMQISLRAVIGSRVAGLTGNYNQLAAMGIRSGTDGKLSIRDQSKFDSALTSNLDDVIKLFTSSGSSTNTGIEFVSSTDKTKVGEDYVVDITRVATRGGFRGGSMASPASTPLTLTSSNNRLKLTVDGLTSAEIVLAEKTYATTSELVQELQDRISADSTIGSRGVVVTWVDAGVGTGYLDFRSSSYGASSRVNTVAISNSATSALGLDTGISQTGTDVAGTINGEEAEGIGQLLTGKTGNTSTEGLKLKVTLTSQQMLSGEDGSITLAKGVASKMYDLTSSLTRSGDGLIDRRIRGYENQIADLKERVEDFDKRLASRRERLLAQFIAMEEALAQFSTEGQYLTGQLNALSANWSFNNNSTSSNNS